CCTGAACGGGTCTCTCCTTTTACAAGCAGAGATCAACGTAGTGGTCCAACAAAGCCCGAATTGGTCCCTCCTATTGTAGATCAAAGTAGTGGTCCAACGAAGTCCAAATGGGTCCCTACTGCAATGACAGGAGATCAAGGTAGCGGTCCATCAAAGCCCGAACAGGTCCCTCCTGCGACAACTGGATATCAAGGTAGCAGTCCAACAAAACCTGAACGGGTCCCTCCCGCAATGACTGGATATCAAGGTAGCGGTCTAACAAAGCCCAAATGGGTCCCTCCTTTTATGAGTAGAGATCAAGATAGCGGTCCAACAAAGGCCGAATTGGTCCCTCCTATTGTAGATCAAAGTAGTGGCCCAACGAAGTCCAAATGGGTCCCTACTGCAATGATCGGAGATCAAGGTAGCGGTCCAACAAAGCCCGAACGGGTCCCTCCTGTGACGACCGGATATGAAGGTAGTGGTCCAAGAAGGCCCGAACGGGTCCCTCCTGTGACGACCATATATCAAGGTAGTGTTCCAGCCAATGCACCAAACCCGAACAATttagagaagaaaaagaacaatgCCATCGACAAAGATCCACCGTCCTTAGATCCTGTCCAGCTCTTAGATAGAAGTTTGAGTATAAATACAAAATCCGAGGCATACATAAGGCGTAAGAAGAGCGAAAGATCCAGCAACGGTGCCTCTAATAACAAACTGCCACCGCTGCTGCCGCCGCCACCACGACGTTTTTAGGCTCTTCTATAAAATGCATGTAACAAGCTACATCTAATCatgtataagtatatatatacttatCCTTGCATTGAAGGTTTCAAGCAGCTTTTCTATGTGAACAACTCGTTCAGTACTGAGTTGAG
This DNA window, taken from Magnolia sinica isolate HGM2019 chromosome 14, MsV1, whole genome shotgun sequence, encodes the following:
- the LOC131225012 gene encoding uncharacterized protein LOC131225012, giving the protein MERENKPRLPSIWRRLLNLIRGHLAFKHLKKIIQGRPADNPNGRLLSIDYIQPNGPGRNEDGRIEITNLAQGVDLGHPEVDELDNVGHPQPPIIDSTHVSTIGGATVGGSGTPELGPTNTILVESPTGLKVIITAQDLSPVTDTRASEHGQIQEKSPEERVPSATTGDQGSNPTKPERVPPAMTGDQHSGLMKPEQVPPTTIENQGSGPTKLERVPPTMTGDQGSGPTKPERVSPFTSRDQRSGPTKPELVPPIVDQSSGPTKSKWVPTAMTGDQGSGPSKPEQVPPATTGYQGSSPTKPERVPPAMTGYQGSGLTKPKWVPPFMSRDQDSGPTKAELVPPIVDQSSGPTKSKWVPTAMIGDQGSGPTKPERVPPVTTGYEGSGPRRPERVPPVTTIYQGSVPANAPNPNNLEKKKNNAIDKDPPSLDPVQLLDRSLSINTKSEAYIRRKKSERSSNGASNNKLPPLLPPPPRRF